Proteins encoded together in one Petrotoga sibirica DSM 13575 window:
- the fliP gene encoding flagellar type III secretion system pore protein FliP (The bacterial flagellar biogenesis protein FliP forms a type III secretion system (T3SS)-type pore required for flagellar assembly.), whose protein sequence is MRKIKTIITLILFILTLSLIFPQNTIQLPGIDIQINPNEEFNTLTPTLTILLIVTVLSLAPGFLMLFTSFTRIVVVLSFLRQAMGTRQAPPNQVMLALALFLTIMIMFPVFNGVYQEAIIPYNQNEINYQEAIQISWQQFKGFMISEIVAHKNEDNIYMLSSSINIEIDNIEETPFQILVPAFAISELEIAFKMSILLYLPFIIVDMVVASILLSMGMIMIPPILISLPFKIMIFVMVNGWDILIGGLVRSFVGG, encoded by the coding sequence ATTAGAAAAATAAAAACGATTATAACCCTTATTCTTTTTATTCTGACTCTTAGTTTAATTTTTCCTCAAAATACTATTCAACTCCCAGGAATAGATATACAAATAAACCCAAATGAAGAATTTAATACTTTAACGCCGACGTTGACAATACTTTTAATCGTAACCGTTTTGTCATTAGCCCCAGGGTTTCTAATGTTATTTACTTCATTTACAAGAATAGTTGTAGTGTTAAGCTTTTTGAGGCAAGCCATGGGCACTAGGCAAGCCCCTCCAAATCAAGTAATGTTGGCTTTGGCACTTTTTTTAACGATAATGATAATGTTTCCTGTTTTTAATGGGGTGTATCAAGAGGCAATTATTCCTTACAATCAAAATGAGATTAACTATCAAGAAGCTATACAAATTAGTTGGCAACAATTCAAAGGTTTTATGATTTCAGAGATTGTAGCCCATAAAAACGAAGACAATATCTATATGCTTTCATCTTCAATAAATATAGAGATAGATAATATCGAAGAAACTCCTTTTCAAATTCTTGTACCAGCATTTGCAATAAGCGAGTTGGAAATCGCCTTCAAAATGAGTATATTACTCTATTTGCCATTTATCATAGTAGATATGGTGGTAGCAAGTATTCTATTATCAATGGGAATGATCATGATACCTCCAATTCTGATTTCTTTACCTTTTAAAATAATGATTTTTGTAATGGTAAATGGATGGGACATCTTGATTGGTGGATTAGTAAGGAGTTTTGTGGGAGGATGA
- the fliQ gene encoding flagellar biosynthesis protein FliQ: MSEEVLIEVFENGILLFLKVVSPILIISVAVGLIISVFQAVTQLHEQTLTFAPKIIITFLALVLMFSWIMQNLSDFSFELFTYYLGMI; the protein is encoded by the coding sequence ATGAGTGAAGAGGTACTAATAGAGGTTTTTGAAAACGGTATACTTCTTTTTCTAAAAGTGGTCTCTCCAATTCTAATAATAAGTGTAGCCGTGGGGTTGATTATCAGTGTATTCCAAGCCGTTACACAGCTTCACGAACAAACGTTGACATTTGCACCTAAAATTATAATAACCTTTCTTGCTTTGGTTTTGATGTTCTCTTGGATAATGCAAAACTTATCAGATTTTTCATTTGAGTTATTCACATATTATTTGGGAATGATTTAG
- the fliR gene encoding flagellar biosynthetic protein FliR, with protein MVLENLTYQLWIYFFIFARMAGITFFIPFFSTAFVPVQGKVFITLFISYLVLFEVNGTFPINSPPIVIIFYLLMNFVFGSSVGLIANILFYAFQFAGETIGIQIGFAMANVFDPVTSDEISLISEFSFLLSMLLFFIFKGPLILYSIIIDSFNKIPVVFTLTPDGFMIFSQKLFNVFTIGLQLSMPFIAFMILLKVALGIVSRLIPQVNVFMVGIPLQILVGFLLFLGVILIWEDQFTSLFFQLIKWIKNSMILLFQ; from the coding sequence GTGGTATTAGAAAACTTAACATACCAATTATGGATTTATTTTTTTATCTTTGCCAGGATGGCTGGAATTACTTTTTTTATCCCTTTTTTTAGTACTGCTTTCGTTCCTGTTCAGGGAAAAGTCTTCATAACGCTCTTTATTTCTTATTTGGTGCTTTTTGAGGTTAACGGCACTTTTCCCATAAATTCACCACCTATAGTGATAATATTCTATTTGTTAATGAATTTTGTTTTTGGAAGTAGTGTAGGATTAATCGCCAATATTTTGTTTTATGCCTTTCAATTTGCTGGGGAAACGATAGGTATACAAATTGGATTTGCAATGGCGAATGTTTTCGATCCTGTAACTAGCGATGAGATCTCTTTAATTTCGGAATTTTCATTTTTGTTGAGTATGTTGCTTTTTTTTATCTTTAAAGGGCCATTAATTTTATACTCAATAATTATAGATTCTTTCAACAAGATTCCCGTTGTTTTTACTCTAACACCTGATGGATTTATGATTTTTTCTCAAAAATTATTTAATGTATTTACTATCGGACTTCAACTTTCTATGCCATTTATTGCATTTATGATACTTTTAAAGGTTGCTTTGGGAATAGTATCTAGATTGATTCCTCAGGTTAATGTTTTTATGGTGGGTATTCCACTACAAATACTGGTAGGATTTTTACTTTTTTTAGGAGTGATTTTGATTTGGGAAGATCAATTTACATCTCTATTCTTTCAACTGATAAAATGGATAAAAAACTCAATGATTCTTCTATTTCAATAA